One genomic region from Candidatus Acidiferrales bacterium encodes:
- a CDS encoding TolC family protein, with protein sequence MQFKILAGFFLAGSFPLLCPNISFAQTKFFTLDDYLGAALKMSPLIASSKLERNSAVYAREGVSRGFLPQIGINSQFILAPSAGYDPAVTNGGQLGAQLGASYVLYNGGLKNLQIQKGDLGIIQGTANLKKTQADVLYSTAVAFAGAVKEKRELDVLGQNVDLLKDYLTLVRELHASGQGSESDVLNTSVEFENAKIEADAMAGSYRNALLDLSQSSGVPSDEAADVDTTLTVVRVDTVFHDTNNVDLAAALLEKQGADFDAEMVVSQARPSVSLEADAGALTSLPNLQRGLANVLGAEVGISFTLPIITYGYYDDQYASAHLKAGSISAQNEFLRSSLTAQFAQARNNYRQANKELELLESNLSTAEKNFALAKAKYAGGGGSSLEVLNAIQLINQIEMSMEETRNTIVLSAFKMQRLNYSGTISNGE encoded by the coding sequence ATGCAGTTCAAAATATTAGCCGGCTTCTTCCTGGCAGGAAGTTTTCCCCTTTTATGCCCAAACATTTCTTTTGCGCAAACGAAATTTTTTACTCTAGACGATTATCTCGGCGCGGCGTTGAAGATGAGTCCATTGATCGCCTCATCGAAGCTTGAAAGAAACTCCGCCGTTTATGCGCGCGAGGGAGTGAGCCGCGGTTTTCTTCCACAAATCGGGATTAATTCTCAATTTATTCTTGCACCGTCGGCCGGTTATGATCCTGCCGTCACCAACGGCGGCCAGCTTGGTGCTCAGCTCGGGGCAAGTTACGTCCTGTATAACGGCGGATTGAAAAATCTTCAGATACAAAAAGGAGACTTGGGAATTATCCAGGGAACTGCGAATCTGAAAAAGACTCAGGCAGATGTTCTTTACAGCACGGCGGTGGCATTCGCCGGGGCGGTCAAAGAGAAAAGAGAGCTCGATGTGCTGGGACAGAATGTCGATCTTTTGAAGGATTACTTAACGCTTGTAAGAGAACTTCATGCAAGTGGACAGGGAAGCGAGAGCGACGTGCTGAATACTTCCGTCGAATTCGAGAATGCGAAGATCGAGGCAGATGCGATGGCAGGATCTTATAGGAATGCCTTGCTTGATCTTTCACAATCCTCAGGGGTCCCGTCCGATGAAGCTGCCGACGTCGACACCACGCTCACGGTCGTCAGGGTGGACACCGTGTTCCACGATACAAACAATGTCGATCTTGCGGCTGCTTTGCTTGAAAAGCAGGGTGCGGATTTTGACGCCGAGATGGTTGTCAGCCAGGCGAGACCGTCCGTCTCGCTTGAAGCTGATGCTGGTGCTCTGACATCTCTCCCGAATTTGCAGCGAGGGCTTGCGAATGTTCTTGGCGCTGAAGTTGGCATCAGTTTCACTTTGCCGATCATCACCTACGGGTACTACGATGACCAGTATGCGTCCGCACATTTGAAAGCAGGAAGTATATCGGCGCAGAATGAATTTCTAAGGAGTTCCTTGACGGCACAATTTGCCCAGGCAAGGAACAATTATAGGCAGGCAAACAAGGAATTAGAATTGCTGGAATCAAACCTGTCGACCGCCGAAAAGAATTTTGCACTGGCGAAGGCAAAATACGCCGGTGGAGGCGGTTCCAGTCTGGAAGTCCTCAACGCAATTCAACTGATCAATCAAATCGAAATGTCGATGG